A portion of the Vibrio coralliirubri genome contains these proteins:
- the ubiG gene encoding bifunctional 2-polyprenyl-6-hydroxyphenol methylase/3-demethylubiquinol 3-O-methyltransferase UbiG — translation MDALFNLEMPIMTKSQNVDPAEIKKFEDMASRWWDLEGEFKPLHQINPLRLNYVLEKTEGLFGKKVLDVGCGGGILAESMAVEGAIVTGLDMGKEPLEVARLHALETGTKLDYIQSTIEDHAEQNPQTYDVVTCMEMLEHVPDPQSVITACSKLVKPGGHVFFSTLNRNFKSYLFAIVGAEKLLKIVPEGTHEHEKFIRPAELIKMVDNTPLQELGITGLHYNPLTNTYRLGQKVDVNYIVHTQNFG, via the coding sequence ATGGATGCATTATTTAACTTGGAAATGCCGATTATGACTAAATCACAGAACGTAGACCCAGCAGAAATCAAGAAATTCGAAGACATGGCGTCACGCTGGTGGGATCTAGAAGGCGAATTTAAGCCGCTACATCAAATCAACCCACTGCGCCTAAATTACGTATTAGAGAAGACTGAAGGCCTGTTTGGCAAGAAAGTCCTCGATGTTGGCTGCGGCGGCGGTATTCTTGCAGAAAGCATGGCGGTTGAAGGTGCGATAGTAACAGGCCTAGACATGGGTAAAGAACCGCTAGAAGTTGCGCGCCTTCACGCATTGGAAACTGGCACTAAGCTCGATTACATCCAGAGCACTATCGAAGACCACGCAGAACAGAACCCACAGACGTACGATGTGGTAACGTGCATGGAAATGCTTGAACACGTTCCTGACCCGCAATCTGTTATCACTGCCTGTTCAAAATTGGTAAAACCGGGCGGCCACGTTTTCTTTTCTACATTGAACCGTAACTTCAAATCTTACTTGTTTGCGATTGTTGGTGCAGAGAAGCTATTGAAGATCGTTCCAGAAGGCACTCATGAACACGAGAAGTTCATTCGCCCTGCTGAACTTATCAAGATGGTCGATAACACTCCGCTGCAAGAATTAGGCATTACAGGCCTGCACTATAACCCGCTGACGAACACTTACCGTTTAGGCCAAAAAGTCGATGTGAACTACATCGTTCACACACAAAACTTTGGCTAA